From the genome of Haladaptatus caseinilyticus:
ATGACTATTATCCAACAGCAGCTTTCGGATGTTGGGATTAACGTCGAGCTCGATATCCAGCAGCCGTCGTCGTACTGGGATTCAATCTACCGCTATGATCATATGGTGACGACCTACGGTGGATCGACAGATATCGACCCCTATATGACCTGGTGGAAGCAGCTTGGGACTCCGGATCCCGAGACAAGTCTTGGGGTCTGGCAAAAGAGCATGATGTTTGATAAGAAATTCGATGATGCGCTTCTGAAATCGTTCAAGACGCCAAAACCAAAGAAGCGTAAACAACACATCCGCAAGGCCGAGGAAGTGTTCCTCGATCAAGCGATGTACACAATGACTGTGTTCATGCTCAAAGCGAAGATCGACGTTTCGAGTCTCAAAAACGTCGGTATTCAGGCCGGGATGAGCAACTTCCACCAGGCATATCTGGAGAAATAATGGTATCGACCATTTCTCTCGTTGTAATCCTCCCAGGAGGTGCCTAGCATGGGAATGCAGCGGTATCTCGCGAAGCGGATATTCCACGCTTTCGTCGTCATCTATGTCGTCGCGACGGTTGTGTTCGTCGCCGTTCGCTCGATTCCTGGTGACCCAGCCCGTCTGATGCTGGGTGGTGACGCCGATCCACAGGCGCTCGCAGCGGTTAGACAGGAACTCGGGCTCAATCAGCCAATATATGTCCAATATATACGGTGGCTTGGCGAACTCGTACAGGGTGATTTTGGTGAATCGATCCATACCCAACAGAGTGTTATCACGATGCTCGTTGACGTCGCAGAGCCGACGCTGTCAATTGCTCTACTTGGAATGTTGATTGCGATCTGTATTGCAGTACCCGCTGGTATCATCAGCGCCATCCACCGATACTCCACGGAAGACTATCTTGCGACGCTCATTTCCTTTTTCGGCATTAGCATGCCGGGATTTTGGATTGGAATCCTACTGATTCTGGGTATCGGGACTCGTTTTGAAGCCATTCCGTCATTCGGATACGTCCCACTCTCAGACGGAATTGTTCCGTGGTTTAAACACATCCTCCTTCCGGCAATTGCAGTTGGCCTGCCATATGGCGGGATTCTCATGCGCATGACCCGATCTTCGATGCTAGAAGTGCTAAATGAAGATTATATGCGAACGGCTCGAGCGAAAGGACTCTCTCCACGACTCGTGCTGTTCAAGCATGGATTCCAAAACGCGCTCATGCCAGTTGTCACAATCGCTGGAATTCTGTTGGCTGTTGTCCTCGGTGGTGTCGTCGCGGTCGAGATCGTCTTCGGCATTCAAGGACTTGGCCGGCTGCTCATTAGTTCAATCAACCGACGTGACTTCCCAGTGGTGCAGGGTACCGTTATTATCATCTCGTTTGTGTTTGTGTTCATGAATCTCATTGTCGACATGCTATACACAGTCATCAATCCCAAAATCAAGTACGGAGGTAGTGAATAATGATGTCGATACTTTCCATTGTCGGGCATGACTCCGATGGAGCAACGGTGTTCGGTATTCGAACAGACCTCATTGAACGCCTTGTAGACACTATCAAACGGGACTTCAAAGCAAAAATAGGGCTCACAATTGTCCTTACGTTCCTTGCCGCAGCGATTTTCGCGCCCGAACTCGCACCGTTCGACCCGATGGTACAGGAGTTCGAGATGCTTCAAGCACCCACACTTACTGGTGATCATCCGCTCGGGACGGATTCATACGGCAGAGATCTCTTATCAAGGATCATGTACGGCGCACGGATCAGTTTACTTGTCGGCATCGGTGCTGTCTCCGTTGGTGCATTTGCCGGTGTTACGATCGGCCTGATTGCTGGCTACTACGGAAATTGGATCGACGATGTATTGATGCGCATTATCGACGTTATGTGGGCTTTCCCGTGGTTGCTCATCGCGATCATGCTCGTCGCGATCTTTGGCCAGAGTCTCTGGAATGTTATTTTTGCAGTCGGGTTCGCATACATTGACGACTTCGCTCGAATCACACGTGGTGAAGTACTTTCGATTCGGGAAGAAGAGTACACGCTCGCCGCAAAAAGCGTCGGATTGGGTGACTTCCAGATCATCGCCGAAGAGGTGCTTCCGAATACCGTTGCACCACTTATCGTCCAATTTACCGTTCTAGTTGCTCGTGCGATGCTTGCAGAGGCGACACTCTCTTTCCTCGGGTTAGGTGTCAAGCCAACCACGCCGACTTGGGGAGCACTTCTCGGACAAGGTAGAAATTTCCTCACCCAGGCGTGGTGGATCTCCGTGATTCCCGGGTTGATGATCATGATTACCGTTCTTGGCATCAACCTCTTTGGTGACGCACTCAGGGACGCCTTTGACGTGAAAGATGATGGGGGTGCCTGATATGAACGATGAGCCATTACTAGAGGTTCGCAACCTTCGCACGAGTTTCGAAACTGAACGGGGAACTGTCGACGCTGTTGATGGGATTTCGTTCGAAATCTATCCTGGGGAAGTGTTCGGCATGGTTGGCGAGAGTGGGTCGGGAAAATCCGTCACAGCACTCTCGCTACTCCAGTTGCTTGATTCGAATAGCACCGTCGAGGCCGACGCCGTCCGGTTCAAGGGTGAAAACCTCCTTGCCAAATCCGATGCTGAGATGCAAGACGTTCGTAGCGGCGAGATCAGCATGATATTCCAGGATCCGTCGACGTCTCTTAATCCGGTAATGACGATTGGCGAGCAAATTGCCGAAGTCTATCGGCAGCACGCTAGTTCAGCTGAATCCGGTGGGTTCTGGCCAGAGATGAAACGAAAGTATGTGTCTGGCACCAGTACAGAGAGTGAATCATGGCAGCGTGCCATCAAATTGCTCGACACAGTTGGCATTCCTGATCCGGAAGTGCGTGCCACTGAATATCCCCATCAGCTTTCAGGCGGAATGCGTCAGCGCGTCGTTATCGCACAGGCACTCGCTGGCGACCCCGAGCTCATAATCGCGGACGAACCGACTACTGCACTTGACGTGAGCATCGAAGCGCAAATCCTAAACGAACTCGTCGATCTCAAGAACGACTACGATGTCTCAGTAATGCTCATCACCCACGATATGGGGGTTGTCAGAGAGACATGCGATCGTGTCGCGGTGATGTATGCCGGTGAACTAATGGAGCAGGCAATGGATGATGACCTCTTTGCAGAACCACACCACCCCTATACGCAGGGACTGTTGAGCTCTATCCCCCGAATTACGGACGACCGTGAATGGTTGGACGTTATCGAAGGAACTGTTCCGGATCTCATCGACAAGCCTGCGGGCTGTCCATTCCGAGACCGATGTGATCGAGCGTTCGAAATGTGTGACCACCCACTCGTTGGGTACGATGTAAATTCGGATATCAACTCCGAACCTAGCGGACACACAGCATATTGCCATCTACACAACGGTCACGTTGAAACCAACGCGGATGGCCACGCGGTTCACATCAATGAGGGTGCACGTGCGGAAGTTGAATCCAAACGAGTCGAGGTAAAGAGCGATGAAATGGCACGAGCAGATGGCGGTGATACCCAATGAGTTCAGAGACAACTCTGATAGATGAAGAAAAACGTGAACTACCAAAAAGTGAACCGTTGTTTCACGCAACAGGTGTGAAAAAACACTTTTCGACCGATACGGGGCTTATTGACCGCCTCATTGGTGATGATAAATCGGTGAAAGCGGTTGATGACGTCGATATCATGGTTGGATACGAAGAAACACTCGGCCTCGTCGGTGAGTCTGGTTGCGGCAAAACAACGCTAGGGCGGGTTCTGTCCCGACTTTATGAGCCAACGGACGGAACGCTTACGTTCGAGGGGAAAGATATAACCACTCTCGAAGGTAAAGCACTGAAAAATCTGCGGAAAAATATACAAGTAATCTTTCAAGACCCGCTGTCTTCACTCAACCCACGAAAGACTGTTGGTGAGATCGTCGAAAAGCCCCTCAAAGTACACGATATCGAAACAGAACAGGGAACACGTGCGCGTGTCGGTGAATTGTTCAAAGAAGTTGGTCTTCGAAAATCTCACTTAGATCGCTATCCACACGAATTCTCCGGTGGTCAGCGCCAACGCGTTGGTATTGCACGTGCCCTTGCTGTTGAGCCCAAATTGATCATTGCAGACGAACCAGTTTCGGCATTGGACGTTTCTGTGCAAGCTCAAATCATTAATCTCTTGAAACGCCTACAAAAGGAGTACGGGCTCTCTTACCTCTTCATTGCTCATGATCTCTCTGTTGTCAAGCACATCTCCGATCGTGTCGCGGTGATGTATCTGGGCAATATCGTCGAAACGGGTCCAACAGCATACATTTACGATAATCCTCAGCATCCCTACACTCGGGCACTATTGAACTCGATTCCGAACATTGCGGGTGATGGGTCAGTGCGCGAAAATCCGCTATCGGGCACACCCCCAAGCCCCATCGATCCTCCTGAAGGTTGTCCGTTTCACACGCGCTGTCCAGAGTATATTGGAGGCGAATGCGATGGGTCGAAGCCTGAACTTCAGTCGGTAGCCCACGCAACTGGAACCATTGGGCAGACAATGGCACCCGAGGAGGAAATAGAGAGGATCGATGAAAGACAAGCCCATCTCGCCTCCTGTCACTGGTTAGAACACCCTGCAAACGAACGGCGTGCACAGGATCCATATGCTGATGAGAGCGGTAGGGATTGGAAATGAGTCGTAGTGAGGTGTCATTGATATGGTTGTTGAATATTTCGATGCTGAAGACTGAAATGATGATGGTGGGCTGCTAAATGGCTTCTGATAGCAGTAAGGACTACGCACAGCGTGCTCGCGAACAACTCGGCTTTTCGCGCTGGTGGCTCATTGTTGCCGCAGCGATAGCGATGGCTGTCGTCAGTCCATATCAGTACGTTTGGTCTTCGATCGAGGGCCCGTTAGCGAGGGATCTCGACATCCCTCTCACCCAACTTGGGCTGGTTTTCGCGCTCTTTGTCATCTTCCAGTCTGGATCACAGTTCCCGGTCGGATGGTGGCGTGACCGACACGGACCACGAGAGATAACACTTGCTGCAGCCGCGCTCGCCGGTGGTAGCTATTTCGGGCTTGCTTATTCGACAGCGATCTGGCAACTGTATGTCCTATACTCACTTGGTGCGATTGGTGTGGGTATCGTCTATACGGTCTCAGTGAATACGGCATTGAAATGGTTTCCTGACCGACGTGGTCTTACCACAGGTGCTGGGACGATGGCATTTGCAGGTGGTGCCGCACTCTTTGTTCCCTACGTTCGCGCAAATGCTTCCATCGGCGGCTATAGCGAGGTGCTACGGAACATGGGATTCGTCATCGGTATCGCCATTTTCATCGCTGCATTTGTTTTGCGTGACCCCCCGGCAAACTGGTGTTCTCAGGGTGACGTAGGTGAAAAGCACTACTCTCGGCAAGATTATAGTTGGCGCGAGGTTCTTGGTACGTGGCAGTTCTGGGTAATGTACGGAATTTTCGTCGCGGTGAGCGGGGCAGGATTAATGCTTACGGCGAAGATCGTCTTGTTCGCTCAACAGATGGAGCTGAATGCGGTGACGGCTACGATGTCGGCGACGTTCCTACCCATCGCTGGTGGTGTCGGCCGTCTCTTATTAGGAGACCTTTCCGACCGATTGGATCGGCAGAAGGCAATGGCAGCGTCGTTTACGCTCTGTGGTCTTGGTTTGTTTGCTGTCGTCTGGTTCGGGCAAACGAACTCGAGTCTTGGCTTTATTATCTCAGTTATGATAGCGACATTTTTCTGGAGCCCTCAGTACACGCTTTTTCCAAGTCTCGTGGCTGATTATTACGGTGAGACTCATTCTTCAGCTAATTATGCACTCCTCTACTCGGGCAAAATGTGGGGCGGCGTTTTCGGTGGTGCAATTACTGCATGGCTTGCTACGGCAACGAGTTGGGCCATTGTATTCAGTATCGGCGGTGTGTTCGCCGTCTGTGGTGGTTTGGCCGCGCTCGTTTTGCGTTCACCGACGAACAATTCACAGCCCACCAGTGAGGTTGTTCGCTCACCCGCGCCAGGGGGCGACGAATAATCGATTGACCACTGATCGAGAGAATGGCACAATCGCCGCTGTTCGAGCCTATCACGGATATTTCCGAGGTAGTATAGATTCGGCTCGAACACGAAACCCACTACAATTGGATAGCGTTCGTGCCGTTACGTGATTCGGACGCTGGTGCGTTAACGAAGTACTTCGGGAAGGTTGCTGGGGAGGACGAGTACAAGTATCGGGGCATCGAGTGTCGCCAACGGAGGACGCTGTCGTATATCGATGCAGCGCAGAAAGCGTTGATTCGAGCGGTGAATGAGTACCGTGATCCGGAGGAGGTTTGTGAGGAATTGCGGTCCTGGGTCGATCGCCTTGAACGTGGGGCGGTCGATCCGAATGAGTTGGTGATTACGAATCGGGTTTCGAAGAAACAGGAGGACTACACGCAGTCGACGCAGAGTGTAGCAGCGCTGGAGCGGGCGGCTGATCTGGGGTTGGCGCGTGCACCCGGTCAGAGTGTATCGTATGTGGTGGTGGACGATTCGAAGAAATCTCGGGAGCGGGTGATGTTGGCGAGTGAGTATGATCTCGGGTTTTATCGGGAATTGTTGGTTCGTGCGGCAGCGAGTGTGGTGTCACCGCTTAGGTGGCGTGAGTCGGATATTGAAAAGGAGTTAAAAGAGTATACTGAATCCAGTTTGGCGTCTTTCGGGTAAAACGACTATTTGATTGCCATAATCATTTGCCTTGCCGTTACATGACCCTGTTTCTTTCATTTTGCACTATCCCTATGGTCTCAAAACCAGTGTTGAGTGGTTTCTTTTGACAGAATATTTTTGCACGTCCATGCTTTCATAGGGGGTATGAGTTCGTCCACACCAACACCTGCGACTGTACTTGAGGTATTTGGTACACTCGACCCACCAGGGACTCCTTTGACCACCACAGAGGTTTCCGACGAATTCGACTGTACGACCCGAACTATTTACAACAAACTCGACACGCTCGTTGACGATGGCATGCTCAAGACAAAGCAGGTCGGTGCCCGTGGTCGAGTGTGGTGGCGAGTTCCTCCTGAGTACGATCGTCAGCCTGAACACGAAGTGAATTCAAACCAAATCGACGAAACTAGAACTCCTTCGCACGAATCAGTGACTAATTTCCCGTTCGGAAGTGAGATGGGCAAGCAGATCCGCGAATTCGACTGGTCCGAGACACCGATCGGTCCGATGGACGACTGGCCACAACAGTTGCGAATCGCAGTCGATATCATGTTGGGTGCGACCGAAGCCATCGGAATTTACTGGGGGAGTGACCTTACGCTCCTCTACAATGACGCTGCCCGGGAATTGATTGGCAATAAGCATCCAGACGCACTAGGACAGCCGGCTCGGCAGGTGTTTCCGGAGGCTTGGGAAACACTCGAACCACTATTCGACCATGTCATGTCGGGAAATGGTGCCACTGCACTTCACGAACAGTTGATTCCTCTTGAACGGACTGGCGAAATAGAAGACGCTTGGTTCGACTCTAGTTACAACCCAATACCAATCGAGGATGGCTCAGTCGGTGGCGTATTCAACATCGCAGTTGACGTCACTGACAGAATTCAAACCGAACAAGCACTATCCGAAAGCGAGGAGCTATTGCGGATTGCGCTTGATGTAGGGGAAATTGGCGTTTGGGAACTCGACCTTCGAACCTATGAGTCTCCCTATCACTCACTACGACACGACGAAATTTTTGGGTACGAGGAACCCATCGAAAAGTGGAGCCTTGAATGTGCCTTTGATCACTTCCACCCAGAGGATCGCGAACGGATGGAAGCGTGCTTCGAAGAAGCATTACAAACGGGCGAATGTGAATTCGAGACTCGAATCGTTCGAGCCGATGGCGAACAACGGTGGATCATGGTTCAAGCCAGCTTCTATTATGACGATGACGAGCCGATTCGAGCCGTTGGAATTGTCCAAGACATTACTGCACGCAAACAAACTGAGGCTAAGCGCGAAGTGGTACGAGACCAACTAGAATCGGAACTGAGCGATATTCTTGGGCGCGTCTCTGACGCCTTCTATGCCGTCGATGATGAGTGGCGATTCACGCATATTAACGATCGAACCGAGGAACTACTTGAACAATCAAGAGAAGAAATGATCGGTAAACGCCTCTGGGATGTTTTTCCGGAAGCAACCGAGACTGTCGCCTGGAGCGATTTCCACGAGGCAATGGAGACGAACGAACCCCAGAGCCACACCCTCTACTACGACTCGCTCGAGATGTGGATCGAGGAGACTGCCTATCCCTCCGAAACGGGACTATCTGTGTACTTCCGGGACGTGACCGAGCGCAAGGAAGCCAAGGGGGCACTGCAGGAGGCTAAGGAGCAACTGGAGGTTGCGACCACCGCGGGGTCAGTCGGGGTCTGGACATGGAACATTGCGTCTAACATCGTGACCGCAGACAGGATACTCGCAAAGAAGTTTGGTATTACCCCTGAAACGGCTGCTACGGGTGCGCCTCTTGATGATTTCTTAGCGTCTGTCCATGAGGACGATCGGGCCCGAGTAAGACAGGCAATCGAGGGAGCGACTGACGAGTTCGAAGCCGAGTACCGAGTACAGGACGCAAACGGTGACGAGCGATGGGTGATGGCACGTGGTGAAGTCGAGTACAATGCCAATACTGAGCCAGCTCGGATGAATGGCGCTCTCATTGACATTACCGAGCGTAAGCGTGCCCAGCTCG
Proteins encoded in this window:
- a CDS encoding ABC transporter permease, with the protein product MGMQRYLAKRIFHAFVVIYVVATVVFVAVRSIPGDPARLMLGGDADPQALAAVRQELGLNQPIYVQYIRWLGELVQGDFGESIHTQQSVITMLVDVAEPTLSIALLGMLIAICIAVPAGIISAIHRYSTEDYLATLISFFGISMPGFWIGILLILGIGTRFEAIPSFGYVPLSDGIVPWFKHILLPAIAVGLPYGGILMRMTRSSMLEVLNEDYMRTARAKGLSPRLVLFKHGFQNALMPVVTIAGILLAVVLGGVVAVEIVFGIQGLGRLLISSINRRDFPVVQGTVIIISFVFVFMNLIVDMLYTVINPKIKYGGSE
- a CDS encoding ABC transporter ATP-binding protein — translated: MNDEPLLEVRNLRTSFETERGTVDAVDGISFEIYPGEVFGMVGESGSGKSVTALSLLQLLDSNSTVEADAVRFKGENLLAKSDAEMQDVRSGEISMIFQDPSTSLNPVMTIGEQIAEVYRQHASSAESGGFWPEMKRKYVSGTSTESESWQRAIKLLDTVGIPDPEVRATEYPHQLSGGMRQRVVIAQALAGDPELIIADEPTTALDVSIEAQILNELVDLKNDYDVSVMLITHDMGVVRETCDRVAVMYAGELMEQAMDDDLFAEPHHPYTQGLLSSIPRITDDREWLDVIEGTVPDLIDKPAGCPFRDRCDRAFEMCDHPLVGYDVNSDINSEPSGHTAYCHLHNGHVETNADGHAVHINEGARAEVESKRVEVKSDEMARADGGDTQ
- a CDS encoding ABC transporter ATP-binding protein; the encoded protein is MSSETTLIDEEKRELPKSEPLFHATGVKKHFSTDTGLIDRLIGDDKSVKAVDDVDIMVGYEETLGLVGESGCGKTTLGRVLSRLYEPTDGTLTFEGKDITTLEGKALKNLRKNIQVIFQDPLSSLNPRKTVGEIVEKPLKVHDIETEQGTRARVGELFKEVGLRKSHLDRYPHEFSGGQRQRVGIARALAVEPKLIIADEPVSALDVSVQAQIINLLKRLQKEYGLSYLFIAHDLSVVKHISDRVAVMYLGNIVETGPTAYIYDNPQHPYTRALLNSIPNIAGDGSVRENPLSGTPPSPIDPPEGCPFHTRCPEYIGGECDGSKPELQSVAHATGTIGQTMAPEEEIERIDERQAHLASCHWLEHPANERRAQDPYADESGRDWK
- a CDS encoding OFA family MFS transporter — translated: MASDSSKDYAQRAREQLGFSRWWLIVAAAIAMAVVSPYQYVWSSIEGPLARDLDIPLTQLGLVFALFVIFQSGSQFPVGWWRDRHGPREITLAAAALAGGSYFGLAYSTAIWQLYVLYSLGAIGVGIVYTVSVNTALKWFPDRRGLTTGAGTMAFAGGAALFVPYVRANASIGGYSEVLRNMGFVIGIAIFIAAFVLRDPPANWCSQGDVGEKHYSRQDYSWREVLGTWQFWVMYGIFVAVSGAGLMLTAKIVLFAQQMELNAVTATMSATFLPIAGGVGRLLLGDLSDRLDRQKAMAASFTLCGLGLFAVVWFGQTNSSLGFIISVMIATFFWSPQYTLFPSLVADYYGETHSSANYALLYSGKMWGGVFGGAITAWLATATSWAIVFSIGGVFAVCGGLAALVLRSPTNNSQPTSEVVRSPAPGGDE
- a CDS encoding DNA polymerase domain-containing protein; the protein is MPLRDSDAGALTKYFGKVAGEDEYKYRGIECRQRRTLSYIDAAQKALIRAVNEYRDPEEVCEELRSWVDRLERGAVDPNELVITNRVSKKQEDYTQSTQSVAALERAADLGLARAPGQSVSYVVVDDSKKSRERVMLASEYDLGFYRELLVRAAASVVSPLRWRESDIEKELKEYTESSLASFG
- a CDS encoding ABC transporter permease, which encodes MMSILSIVGHDSDGATVFGIRTDLIERLVDTIKRDFKAKIGLTIVLTFLAAAIFAPELAPFDPMVQEFEMLQAPTLTGDHPLGTDSYGRDLLSRIMYGARISLLVGIGAVSVGAFAGVTIGLIAGYYGNWIDDVLMRIIDVMWAFPWLLIAIMLVAIFGQSLWNVIFAVGFAYIDDFARITRGEVLSIREEEYTLAAKSVGLGDFQIIAEEVLPNTVAPLIVQFTVLVARAMLAEATLSFLGLGVKPTTPTWGALLGQGRNFLTQAWWISVIPGLMIMITVLGINLFGDALRDAFDVKDDGGA
- a CDS encoding PAS domain S-box protein, with protein sequence MSSSTPTPATVLEVFGTLDPPGTPLTTTEVSDEFDCTTRTIYNKLDTLVDDGMLKTKQVGARGRVWWRVPPEYDRQPEHEVNSNQIDETRTPSHESVTNFPFGSEMGKQIREFDWSETPIGPMDDWPQQLRIAVDIMLGATEAIGIYWGSDLTLLYNDAARELIGNKHPDALGQPARQVFPEAWETLEPLFDHVMSGNGATALHEQLIPLERTGEIEDAWFDSSYNPIPIEDGSVGGVFNIAVDVTDRIQTEQALSESEELLRIALDVGEIGVWELDLRTYESPYHSLRHDEIFGYEEPIEKWSLECAFDHFHPEDRERMEACFEEALQTGECEFETRIVRADGEQRWIMVQASFYYDDDEPIRAVGIVQDITARKQTEAKREVVRDQLESELSDILGRVSDAFYAVDDEWRFTHINDRTEELLEQSREEMIGKRLWDVFPEATETVAWSDFHEAMETNEPQSHTLYYDSLEMWIEETAYPSETGLSVYFRDVTERKEAKGALQEAKEQLEVATTAGSVGVWTWNIASNIVTADRILAKKFGITPETAATGAPLDDFLASVHEDDRARVRQAIEGATDEFEAEYRVQDANGDERWVMARGEVEYNANTEPARMNGALIDITERKRAQLALERLNDASRELIDSDTETISNHIAELTRDVLGVEFVALWRYDETVGELREDVCHTAFETDLDVRFPADFSNHVWQTFIGDDLDVENHLDFPKSSSSTVPLQSRVLVPLGSHGVICAGSTRTGTFDEQTIELVETVAATVKTAWDRAEGEQELKRQNQELARLDQLNSLIRQIDQALVQADTVTEIDQSVCEQLADSDLFEFAWIGEFDAIRETIEPRQWAGIDSSIVENRTITIDDSTTNQNPVATTVATRDPQVVADIATDRRIGSCREAILEEGARSCISIPLLYEETLYGVLTVYIAQPQPNERNQQVMDELGRTVAHAIHAAQKQETAQTDSVVELTLQFQAPGTVLARLARDAAVQLRFKGIVPTGNGSLHIFFTGDRTSVDEIQDAGTDLSGISALTCVAEHDETCMYKATVSTSPIVSQLATQKGTVRTLIFDRNTTVAVVDLPSAADVRGYIDDLQRTYSSVQLTSRRSCDRSPETVQDVQMAIKEPLTDRQTGVLKLAYLSGFFESPRTNTGQEIADMLDVSPPTFTQHLRAAQQKVFALAFDEE